The sequence below is a genomic window from Pleuronectes platessa chromosome 13, fPlePla1.1, whole genome shotgun sequence.
AAGTCTTGCTCTGAAACTGCAAGACTCCACTTTTgaataaagaaagtaaaactaGCCACAGAATATTTGCTTTGTAATATAGTAGTATAATACGACACAAAATGTAATCCAGTGAAAACTCAACTCTTAATTATAAGtctttttatgtttgtgttctattgttttcattgtttcaaGGAGGAGCGGTACCTGTTGAAGAGCCAGCCCGTTGGCCTCTGTGTCATCATAAACAATGAGAACTTCATGGATggcacaaagagaagaggaaccAGTAAAGATGCTGGTATGTTACATAACAGACGGCTGCACTGTTTCACACCAGTCTCTCGGTTGTTAGTGCTTGAAAGTTAActtagttgtttttttgtatccCTGTCCTGCAGAATGTTTGGCAGAGGTGTTCACTTGGCTACGCTTCAGAGTGCTGATGTGTAAAGACCAAACCCAGGACCAGATGGAGCGAGCGCTGAGGCACTTTGCCGCTCTGAGCGACCCCTCCAGGCTGCAGGAGTTCAATGTTACGGAGTGGATTGGCAGCGAGTTCGCTGAACCTCAGCAGACTCCTCTGAAGCATGGAGATGCCTTCATCTGCTGCATTCTGAGCCATGGATCAAAGGGCGTAGTCTTGGGGACGGATAAGAAGCCCCTCTCCATTAAACAAATAACTCAAACTTTCAAGTCCAGCGACCAGTCGGCCCTCACGGGCAAACCCAAAGTGTTCCTGATCCAGGCCTGCCAGGGACCGCGCACACAGCCTGGAGTGTTGTTTGAAGACCTGGAGGCTGATGATTCACCCTCACGATTCATTCCTGAAGAGGCTGATGTTCTGGTTGCTTTCGCTACTGTTGAGGACCATGTATCATATAGACACCAAACCGACGGGAGCTGGTTCATCCAATCAGTATGTCAGCAGCTGAAGGAGGGCTGTTTCAGGTAAATGCATAACTCTAAATGAAATATGTAGTTTGACCATAACCATTAATATGCACCGTGTGTACTGTGCACTATTTGATCATAATCTGTGCCATGGTGGTTATAGTAATGTTTTTgtacattatatttattcaagGCATGAGGATATCACCACCATCCTCCACCGTGTGAATGATGAAGTAAGCCAGAAAGAGGGCCCTGGACAATGTGGAGCAGCAAAGCAGATGCCTGAGGTCAGGTTCACCCTGAGGAAATCACTTGTGTTGTCACCACATGAAGCTTAATCTCCAGAAATCATGCAAACTGCTTACTTTATGTCTGAATTTATGATGTATTTTTAAGGGTTTTCTTAAGTGTTTTCAATAATGTTAATCTTTCTTAATTATCTCTCAATAACATGTATTGCCATTTATACTTTTCCAGACTTTTGTCATAGAATAAAGTTCACTGGTGGCGGTTTTATTAAGGCTTTATACTGTCTCTTTATTTTGCAGCACCTTTTTTATGAGAGCAAGAAAAGATGAGTAATTAATGCATGAAACAAGACCAACTAAGCTTTAACTTATTTATATGGAGGGTGTAAACTACATTATAGAATATTAATCCATTTGGACATAGAGGAAACATTTCATAAGCGTCAGTACTTTCTGTTTAAgtgattattattcttattccaTATCATTTTGCAACATCTAAGTCGTGTTGTTCTTGGTGACAACTACAACTGGTGTTCAGCTTTGCTTTGACCTCATTGTATCTCTCCTGAAGTTTTCTCcagtttttattcaatttaaatacTCGCACAACTCTTCTGTccattttaacttttctttcaCCGTCTACAGTTGTACACAACACTCACAACCACAGTTGTTTTCTCTTGCACACTCTTACTCGGCGTCGTGCATGATGAACATTTCTTTCATCTTCTGCAGTTCTTGTCTGCTCTTCTCTTCGTTCTCCTTTGCCCTCAGTCCTGCAATGTACAGCGGACAAATGATCAGCTGTTGGTCATTCATCTTGTGTGCCATTATGGTCTTTTCCTTGATTTACTGCACTGTTGAGTTTAGTTGTTCAGGTGATCACTCTGAATATGTTAAGCTGAAGGAATAATAATGTTTGCGATTTACTATTTAACACTTCAAAGGATCATCAAGCAAAGAATTccttgttttcagttttctttaaTGTTGCAGTGTCACCGGTCGTAGACTCCTTTGATTTCTTAGATTCGATCTGGAGAGAAACAAGACAGggtttttgacctgaacagatctttTAGTCCGTATGTAgtgatagcaccacctactgccaaaaCGGAGGTAAGCATCGTTTTACAACTTTAAAATCGATTTACATCAAAGGTTCACCGTGGACCGTAATACGTGATTAGTGGGCGTGGTCCAGCGCCGCGTCACGGACGCAGGAAGTGGAGGGTTTTTCCTTCCCACGATGcacaaaacacacgcacagtgCTGCTCGCAGCTCTAGTTCAATTATTGTTTTTGTCACGACTAGCTTCGTTCCTGTGATGTCAATAGACTTCCGCTCCCTGTAGATGGGAGAAGAGTTTTGTGGCATGATGTGAACAGGTATTACGGTAATTTATTCCAATGTTCGACCGCGCACGTACAACCTTCTCTATGGTACTGCAGCGTCGTTGTCATGACTACAGGGACGCGCTCGCCTTCTATGTCCTGGCGGACGAGGCTGTAGAAACAAGTACCGACGATACAAACCACTAGAGATGACAACAACAAGCTCAGTGTCTCAACGTTCCTTCTCTTAGAGCTGATCCTGTTTGACGTCCTGGAGTATCTGCCTGAGGTAAAGGCACAGACGATGGAAGCCTCGCTGGAGGAGAAGACTCCTGCAGGAGCTTTAACTGTGAGGCAAGGAGCCCAGCTCAAAGCCTCTGCTGAAGCCATCGCGTTCATGTCCAGCATTGGTGAGAGAGTTTCCTGTTTATTGTCTGTGATGAGTCTGGAGCCTCAACAGTAAACAGAACCTGTCTATGTCTGAGAGTCAGCGCCACCTGGTTTTGACACATCAGCCACATAGAGTTTGTGCATTTCATGGGAGCAGAGATCAGAAATGAGATTTGTCGTCTTTACCATTTCTTTAATAAAAGCTGCCCATTGTGGCTCTGTTCTCCAACCTTAAGCTCCCTCTGTCCCCTGCAGAGCCTGTGGACCtgctgaggtgtgtgtttgcagactcTCTGGTGACTGTGTCAGAGGGCGGCAGACATGTGGGGAGCTTCAGTGTGACTTTGGAGTTTGCCCGCAGGATCCAGCAGCCCTGTGTGATGCTGCATGCTCAGAGCCAGGGAGCCATCGACGGCTCCCCCTGCGGAACAACAGTGACAGGTGACGGGGGAGGCAGGGGTCACTCCTGAATCTCCATTGTTTTGTCAAATTATACACATGTATGGTGGCCcagagagctcaacgcactgaaaataaagaaaacacatgcaaatagaaaaaaaactggtgcaaattaagaaaacaacctcatcaatttgaaaacacatttgtgaGGTTGTTGAGGTCTGCTACTTTTCAGTGGTGGTGGAACTTCACAAAGCCTTGAACTACAACCAGGTTTATCACTTTTTTTGGGTCCCGTGCTTTCACAATTTGCAGTGCGTCTCTGTATTTGCCTGtgttgttgcattttgcagcgCATGTGTCATCACATGGATGAcgttgttttcttaatttggcCTTGTTTTTCTAATTTGCATTGTTGAGGTCTCTCGGCCAACTACACTGTTTATTGTAAAGGGAGAACACTATTCTGATTTGAGCTTCTCTTCCTTGGCTTCCGGTaaattttaagattttatttcTGACTTTTGAGGCCAGTTCTGGACATGCTCCTTAGTACTTTTCAGatcttttacagtttttctccattgctttggatcatttcacgaaacagaaatgacattctcagagctctaagtgcaaatggcaaaatagcccatatggttcagcacaactacatagatcaccttcaaaaggtcatatctcacccaaaacagttaactcaagtttcaaaaccaaatcattttctcatttaaatagtcagtgcccccaaaatgaaaatttccttctcgattgctgtggctcatctctcaaaataacatagatggttcagcaaaactccatagcagacctgcaaaaggtcatatctctcccaaaacagcaaaCTCATCAGTCAACACTAAATCCtgttctcatacaaatagtcagtgcccccaaaatgaaatgtccctttggcattgtttaaacac
It includes:
- the casp20 gene encoding caspase 20, apoptosis-related cysteine peptidase, with the translated sequence MSAKDTLRCNKTAVLTALCADYRLILNKVHEKNLITQREYNNLKSINKEDVEGHAVELMDKIMNKGEDSCQHFMDLLQTDEDIINTYPKLKSMQLNDACHRVTCHPVQESADATSPQSKRLKREERYLLKSQPVGLCVIINNENFMDGTKRRGTSKDAECLAEVFTWLRFRVLMCKDQTQDQMERALRHFAALSDPSRLQEFNVTEWIGSEFAEPQQTPLKHGDAFICCILSHGSKGVVLGTDKKPLSIKQITQTFKSSDQSALTGKPKVFLIQACQGPRTQPGVLFEDLEADDSPSRFIPEEADVLVAFATVEDHVSYRHQTDGSWFIQSVCQQLKEGCFRHEDITTILHRVNDEVSQKEGPGQCGAAKQMPEVRFTLRKSLVLSPHEA